Proteins co-encoded in one Haloarcula sp. DT43 genomic window:
- a CDS encoding class I SAM-dependent methyltransferase has product MSVREEFDEWAADGKDRGMEDRHWHTAKHVLARMPVEPGETVLDLGTGSGYALRALRDTNDAGPCYGLDGSPEMLRNAREYTDDDGIGFLRGDFDALPFATDSIDHVFSMEAFYYASDPPHTLAEIARVLRPGGTAHVAVNYYEENVHSHEWQEFIDIEMTRWSADEYRRAFRDAGLAVASQDTIPDREVEIPPAAAFPTDDFETREAMVERYRELGTLVTVGVATE; this is encoded by the coding sequence AGGACAGAGGGATGGAGGACCGCCACTGGCACACCGCCAAGCACGTCCTCGCCCGGATGCCGGTCGAGCCGGGCGAGACGGTGCTGGACCTGGGAACGGGGTCGGGCTACGCGCTCCGGGCCCTGCGGGACACCAACGACGCCGGCCCCTGCTACGGGCTGGACGGGTCGCCGGAGATGCTCCGGAACGCCCGCGAGTACACCGACGACGACGGCATCGGGTTCCTCCGGGGCGACTTCGACGCCCTGCCGTTCGCGACCGACAGCATCGACCACGTGTTCTCGATGGAGGCGTTCTACTACGCCAGCGACCCGCCACACACCCTGGCGGAAATCGCCCGCGTCCTCCGGCCCGGCGGGACCGCGCACGTCGCCGTGAACTACTACGAGGAGAACGTCCACTCCCACGAGTGGCAGGAGTTCATCGACATCGAGATGACGCGCTGGAGCGCCGACGAGTACCGTCGGGCGTTCCGCGATGCGGGCCTGGCCGTGGCCAGCCAGGACACCATCCCGGACCGCGAGGTGGAGATTCCGCCGGCGGCGGCGTTCCCGACCGACGACTTCGAGACCCGCGAGGCGATGGTCGAACGGTACCGCGAGCTGGGCACGCTGGTGACCGTCGGCGTCGCCACCGAGTAG